GAAGCGCTGGCCAGACTCGCGCCGGAAGATCCCGAATACCTTGGCGAACTGCCGCCGCAGCAGTACACGACGATCAACGCGTGGTCCGATCGCACCGCCGATCTGACGGCCGAGGATCGCGCCAAGGCGGCGTTGTCCGCGCTGGCTCCGGCGCGCGCCGGCAAGGAACTCACTGTAGCCGGCTTCATCATCTGCAATGCCTCGGCTACGGCGATCGGTACCAACACCGGACTCTTTGCCTATCACCGCGGCACCAACGCCAACTACACGCTCACCGCGCGCACCAACGACGGCACCGGATCGGGGTGGGCGGGCGCCGAGGACAACGATTGGGCCCGCATCGACTATCAGGATGTGGCCAATCGCGCCATCGACAAAGCACGCCGTTCGCGCAATCCCGTCGCCATCGAACCGGGTCGGTACACCGTCATCTTCGAACCGGAAGCCGCGGCCAATCTCGTGGGACTGATGCGCAACGCCTTCCAGGCGCGCGCCGCCGACGAAGGTCGTTCGGCGTTCTCCAAGCCCGGCGGCACCAAGCTCGGGGAGAAGATCGTCGACGAGCGTATCACCATGTTCTCCGACCCCGCCGATCCACTCATGCTCGACTCCCCCTTCGACAACGAAGGGCTGCCGCGCTCGGCGCAGACCTGGATCAGGAACGGCGTGTTGAATCAGCTCGCCTACAATCGCTTCTGGGCCAACCGGCAGGGTAAGACTCCCACGGGCAATTCGGCCGGACTGCACATGGCCGACGGAACGGAA
The nucleotide sequence above comes from Gemmatimonas aurantiaca. Encoded proteins:
- a CDS encoding TldD/PmbA family protein, which codes for MSRGFDIDGAPKSLFAPASSENRAPSGVLTRDEAQAVVERAVKLSKADAVRVSVQSSRETNLRFADNQLSTSGVTTNTTIRVQSVFGKRKASVVTNDRSEEGLRRAVQQSEALARLAPEDPEYLGELPPQQYTTINAWSDRTADLTAEDRAKAALSALAPARAGKELTVAGFIICNASATAIGTNTGLFAYHRGTNANYTLTARTNDGTGSGWAGAEDNDWARIDYQDVANRAIDKARRSRNPVAIEPGRYTVIFEPEAAANLVGLMRNAFQARAADEGRSAFSKPGGTKLGEKIVDERITMFSDPADPLMLDSPFDNEGLPRSAQTWIRNGVLNQLAYNRFWANRQGKTPTGNSAGLHMADGTETLDSLIAGTTRGVLVTRLFYLRPLDQRTLMYTGLTRDGTFLIENGKVVRPIKNFRFNDSPLFMLNNLEGIGKSVRTAGGEGGPGIVMPPIKVRDFNFSSLSDAV